Within Telopea speciosissima isolate NSW1024214 ecotype Mountain lineage chromosome 8, Tspe_v1, whole genome shotgun sequence, the genomic segment TATTGTTGGATTAACTACTTCactgtttggttttttttttttgtatgtgcTTATATAGGTAATATCATCTCATTCATGGTGTATGTTGCTCCAGTGTaagtccccttttttttttttatgggttttcttcttcttcttcttcaaaagggttaattattatatataacTAACTCAAATTTTTTTACTTCATTGATGCAGGCCAACATTTATCAGGGTTTACAAGAAAAAATCAACTGAAGGGTTTCAATCTTTGCCATATGTGACAGCACTGTTCAGTGCCATGCTTTGGATATATTACGCATACCTGAAGACTGGTGCAAATTATCTTATCACCATTAATTCTGTTGGATGTGTCATAGAGACAATCTACATTGCCATCTACTTGGTTTATGCACCAAGAAAAGCAAGGGTACGTATTAAAAGAGATTAATTCTTATTATGGAACCTTTGAGAATAATTCATGAGTTTAATTTCTAATGGTGAAATGGATTGATTTGCAATTGCAGATTTTGACAGCGAAGTTTCTTGTGTTGCTGAATTTTTGTGCGTTCTCCATGATCCTTCTTCTCAGTCAATTCTTAACCAAAGGTCTGAAGAGGGTTCAAGCTGTTGGATGGGTTTGTGTTGCCTTCTCTGTAATCGTCTTTGTGGCACCCTTAAGCATTGTGGTAAGGTTAATTACAATCTTTAAGAATTCTATAATTGATATAATTTGTATGCTAATCTTATTTGAATGCGTACAGAGGCTGGTCATACGCACAAGGAGTGTGGAGTTCATGCCATTTACTCTATCCTTCTTCCTCACCTTGAGTGCAGTTATGTGGTTCTCATATGGGTTTCTTCTGAAGGACCTTTTCATTGCTGTAAGTGATATAATTGGTATCTTTGAAAAAAACTTTTAATTTTGGGTAATTAATAAACTAATAATGGTTTGAAATGAATTATGgaaatttatatatatgtagCTCCCAAACATACTGGGTTTCATCTTTGGAGTACTACAGATGGTGGTATATGTGATTTACAAGGGTTGTAATAAGAAGGTTAAAGTGatgagggaggagaagaagctgCAAGAACAAGTCAAGCTAAGCAATATTAGATGTTTGGAGGTGAACCCACCAGTTGATCATTCACAAGAAACCATGGAAGGGAGGAATAATATAAATGTGATCAGGAATGAAGCAGCTGAAGAGCAGAATGGGCATGAAGGAGAGAGGAACCCAACCATCCTAACTATCCCTAGTGAGGAGGAACGGATGGGACCCACAAATGAAGTCAAGGTCAATATTGTGTGCCAAGCCTGATGATCAATTTCGGATATGCCAAAACACAAAAACCCTATTGGTAAATTAATGCTAATAAACATCCCTATAGCTAGTTCTCGATCACCACTCTCTTACACCCTCTGTAATCCCCATCTTGTCCCTTGTCCTCCATCCCTTCTGATCATCTTATGGTCATCTAGATATTTATTTATATCCTAGTGTGTACCcgttcctctttttttttttttttttttgttgggaaatTCCTAGTGCGTACCCCTAGAGGCTAGAGCCACAGACTCTGTATGTGTAGTGTACGTAACTGAACTGTGTATTTTTAAGAGAAGAATTTGAATGACCAAACTCTAGTTTACTTGAACGCATCATTTTATGTATCTCTCTTTCATATCATATCGGAAATGAAAACTAGTGAAAGGTTTTAATTAGCTAATGGTATCGGTTGCCGCTGGTATATCGATATTGACACCGATCCGTATCC encodes:
- the LOC122671130 gene encoding bidirectional sugar transporter N3-like produces the protein MGIFSIQPNPLVFTFGLLGNIISFMVYVAPVPTFIRVYKKKSTEGFQSLPYVTALFSAMLWIYYAYLKTGANYLITINSVGCVIETIYIAIYLVYAPRKARILTAKFLVLLNFCAFSMILLLSQFLTKGLKRVQAVGWVCVAFSVIVFVAPLSIVRLVIRTRSVEFMPFTLSFFLTLSAVMWFSYGFLLKDLFIALPNILGFIFGVLQMVVYVIYKGCNKKVKVMREEKKLQEQVKLSNIRCLEVNPPVDHSQETMEGRNNINVIRNEAAEEQNGHEGERNPTILTIPSEEERMGPTNEVKVNIVCQA